In Paenarthrobacter sp. GOM3, a single window of DNA contains:
- the leuS gene encoding leucine--tRNA ligase has protein sequence MSVQPETETGTAQTAAAEAPEEGVYSFAAMEAKWPQVWEDLKVFTPADDGSRERRYVLDMFPYPSGDLHMGHAEAFAMGDVVARYLRQKGFDVLHPIGWDSFGLPAENAAIKRNAHPSEWTYANIDTQAASFKRYAISADWSRRLHTSDPEYYRWTQWLFKRFYERGLAYRKDSPVNWCPKDLTVLANEQVVNGACERCGTPVTKKSLNQWYFKITDYADRLLQDMDQLQGHWPERVLAMQRNWIGRSEGAHVRFVIEATEDRAEREVPVFTTRPDTLYGATFFVVAADAHLALDLVTPEQHDELMAYREKVKALSEIERQSTEREKTGVFTGRYAINPLNGEKLPVWAADYVLADYGTGAIMAVPAHDQRDLDFAKAFNLPVRAVLDTGDEDPSETGIATAGEGTLKNSGELDGLSKSEGIPAAIGILEKLGTGEKFVNFRLRDWLLSRQRFWGTPIPIIHCGECGEVPVPDDQLPVRLPDNLRGEALSPKGTSPLAAAVEWVNVDCPNCGRAAQRDTDTMDTFVDSSWYFLRFVSPDYTEGPFDPEKINNWMPVGQYVGGVEHAILHLLYARFFTKVIKDIGLIEANEPFSALLNQGQVLNGGKAMSKSLGNGVDLGEQLDKFGVDAVRLTMVFASPPEDDVDWADVSPSGSAKFLARAWRLGQDVSSEPGVDPASGDRALRTVTHKTIADAAELLDNNKFNVVVARLMELVNATRKTIDSGAGAADPAVREAVEAVAVILSLFAPYTAEDLWNTLGHPASVANAGWPKHDEALLVQDTVTAVVQVQGKVRDRLDVSPDITEDALRELALASENVQRALDGRGIRTVIVRAPKLVNIVPA, from the coding sequence GTGAGCGTTCAGCCGGAGACAGAGACCGGAACAGCACAGACAGCCGCAGCCGAAGCGCCTGAAGAAGGCGTCTACAGCTTCGCTGCGATGGAAGCCAAGTGGCCGCAGGTCTGGGAAGACCTCAAAGTCTTCACGCCGGCCGACGACGGCTCGCGGGAACGCCGCTACGTGCTGGACATGTTCCCCTACCCTTCCGGCGACCTTCACATGGGCCACGCCGAGGCGTTCGCCATGGGCGACGTTGTGGCACGCTACCTGCGCCAAAAGGGCTTCGACGTCCTGCACCCCATCGGTTGGGACTCGTTCGGACTGCCCGCCGAGAACGCTGCCATCAAGCGCAACGCGCACCCCAGCGAGTGGACCTACGCGAACATCGACACCCAGGCGGCGTCGTTCAAGCGTTACGCCATCTCTGCTGACTGGTCACGCCGCCTCCACACCTCCGACCCCGAGTACTACCGCTGGACGCAGTGGCTGTTCAAGCGCTTCTACGAGCGTGGCCTGGCATACCGCAAGGACTCGCCCGTCAACTGGTGCCCGAAGGACCTCACCGTCCTCGCAAACGAGCAGGTTGTCAACGGCGCCTGCGAACGCTGCGGCACGCCCGTCACCAAGAAGTCCCTGAACCAGTGGTACTTCAAGATCACCGATTACGCGGACCGCCTGCTCCAGGACATGGACCAACTGCAGGGTCACTGGCCCGAACGTGTCCTGGCCATGCAGCGCAACTGGATCGGACGCTCAGAAGGCGCGCATGTCCGGTTCGTCATCGAAGCCACTGAAGACCGTGCCGAGCGTGAAGTCCCTGTATTCACCACTCGTCCGGACACCCTCTACGGTGCAACGTTCTTCGTTGTCGCTGCTGACGCACATCTGGCACTGGACCTGGTGACGCCCGAACAGCACGACGAACTCATGGCCTACCGCGAAAAGGTCAAGGCGCTGTCCGAAATTGAGCGGCAGTCCACCGAGCGCGAGAAGACCGGCGTCTTCACGGGCCGCTACGCCATCAACCCGCTGAACGGCGAAAAGCTCCCGGTATGGGCCGCGGACTACGTCCTGGCCGACTACGGCACGGGAGCCATCATGGCCGTGCCTGCCCATGACCAGCGCGACCTCGACTTCGCGAAGGCCTTCAACCTGCCTGTCCGGGCCGTCCTGGACACCGGTGACGAGGACCCCTCGGAGACCGGCATAGCGACTGCGGGTGAAGGAACCCTCAAAAACTCCGGCGAGCTCGATGGCCTGTCCAAATCCGAAGGCATTCCTGCAGCGATTGGGATCCTGGAGAAGCTGGGAACCGGAGAGAAGTTCGTGAACTTCCGCCTGCGTGACTGGCTGCTGAGCCGTCAGCGCTTCTGGGGCACGCCCATCCCCATCATCCACTGCGGTGAATGCGGCGAAGTTCCCGTGCCCGATGACCAGCTGCCGGTAAGGCTGCCCGACAACCTGCGCGGCGAAGCACTGTCGCCCAAGGGCACCTCACCGTTGGCCGCCGCCGTCGAGTGGGTCAACGTGGACTGCCCCAACTGTGGCCGTGCCGCGCAGCGTGACACCGACACCATGGATACCTTCGTGGACTCGTCCTGGTACTTCCTGCGATTCGTGTCGCCTGACTACACCGAGGGCCCGTTTGATCCCGAAAAGATCAACAACTGGATGCCGGTGGGCCAGTACGTCGGTGGGGTGGAGCACGCAATCCTCCACCTGCTCTACGCACGCTTCTTCACCAAGGTCATCAAGGACATCGGACTGATCGAAGCCAACGAGCCCTTCTCCGCCCTGCTCAACCAGGGCCAGGTGCTCAACGGCGGCAAAGCCATGAGCAAGTCTCTCGGCAACGGCGTGGACCTGGGTGAGCAGTTGGACAAGTTCGGCGTCGACGCCGTCCGCCTCACCATGGTCTTCGCTTCCCCTCCGGAAGACGACGTCGACTGGGCGGACGTTTCGCCGTCGGGTTCTGCAAAGTTCCTGGCCCGCGCATGGCGCCTCGGCCAGGATGTCAGCAGCGAGCCTGGCGTTGACCCGGCCAGCGGTGACCGCGCTTTGCGTACGGTGACCCACAAAACCATCGCCGACGCCGCGGAGCTGTTGGACAACAACAAGTTCAATGTGGTGGTGGCCCGCCTCATGGAGCTGGTCAACGCTACCCGCAAGACCATCGATTCGGGTGCCGGCGCTGCGGATCCTGCCGTCCGTGAGGCGGTGGAGGCAGTTGCAGTCATACTGAGCCTGTTCGCTCCGTACACCGCTGAAGACCTCTGGAACACCCTTGGCCACCCGGCCTCCGTTGCAAACGCCGGCTGGCCGAAGCACGACGAGGCACTGCTGGTTCAGGACACGGTCACCGCCGTGGTCCAGGTCCAGGGCAAGGTGCGCGACCGCTTGGACGTCTCTCCGGACATCACCGAGGACGCCCTTCGGGAGCTCGCGTTGGCTTCCGAAAACGTTCAGCGTGCCCTGGACGGCCGCGGCATCCGCACCGTGATCGTGCGGGCCCCTAAACTGGTGAACATCGTTCCTGCCTAG
- a CDS encoding ComEC/Rec2 family competence protein: MAATLALACVVGAAIAVHCAVTAAKQEHGPLASAIESGNGVVAHLLITGIPAKAPAPGKSTEDRWTVDARLIDATYSGAKVRGEADVVVVGDHRWQNVQAGDRVRTTGSLKDVRTGQPEAALLSAASAPVFMGTDFDVRGVAGDLRKQFVKASGWLPPDAAGLLPGMVTGDTSALPESLGIDMKTTGMTHLTAVSGANCSLVLGGFVLLARRFRLSRPLAAACGSGGLLAFVVLVGPDPSVLRAAVMGCVGVTALVGGLRGRALTFLCLASSTLLILDPSLASDVGFLLSVLATLGIVLLASRIGSWIPTPVPRWLAAGVAVPLSAQLLCGPVIAALQPQFTLYSLVANVVAGPLVAPVTILGTIAVPLSAVAPWLAVLPLAIAGHCAGAVAAVARFFAGLPGAALPWAEGPAGVIAMVIFSVVTVTVAWMMLHPTGLLRLVMALHGEVVMRLERRASRRGR, from the coding sequence ATGGCTGCCACCCTTGCCCTGGCCTGTGTCGTGGGGGCAGCTATTGCGGTCCACTGCGCCGTGACCGCCGCCAAGCAGGAGCACGGCCCGCTCGCATCGGCCATTGAGTCAGGGAACGGGGTCGTCGCCCATTTGCTCATTACTGGCATCCCTGCCAAAGCTCCTGCCCCGGGAAAGTCCACGGAGGACCGGTGGACCGTCGATGCGCGACTGATCGACGCCACGTACTCGGGCGCCAAGGTGCGCGGGGAGGCCGACGTGGTGGTTGTGGGTGACCATCGCTGGCAAAACGTGCAGGCGGGGGACCGGGTCAGGACAACCGGCTCGCTCAAGGACGTGCGGACAGGCCAACCGGAAGCGGCCTTGCTCTCTGCGGCATCTGCTCCCGTCTTCATGGGGACTGATTTCGACGTGCGGGGTGTAGCGGGGGACTTGCGGAAGCAATTCGTCAAAGCGTCCGGTTGGCTACCCCCGGACGCCGCCGGATTGTTGCCCGGCATGGTCACTGGCGACACGAGCGCCCTGCCGGAAAGCCTCGGCATCGACATGAAAACCACGGGCATGACCCACCTGACGGCCGTGTCCGGCGCGAACTGCAGTCTGGTGCTGGGCGGTTTTGTTCTGTTGGCAAGGCGCTTCCGGTTGTCACGTCCCCTTGCTGCCGCATGTGGCTCCGGCGGGCTCCTGGCGTTCGTGGTGTTGGTGGGCCCGGACCCAAGCGTGCTGCGCGCGGCGGTGATGGGCTGTGTGGGGGTGACAGCCCTGGTGGGTGGGCTGAGGGGGCGGGCTTTGACGTTTCTCTGCCTTGCCAGTTCCACACTTCTGATACTGGACCCCTCGCTGGCAAGCGATGTGGGGTTTCTCTTGTCTGTGCTTGCCACCTTGGGGATTGTTTTGTTGGCCAGCCGTATCGGCTCCTGGATACCAACCCCGGTGCCCCGGTGGCTGGCAGCGGGTGTTGCGGTGCCGTTATCGGCGCAGTTGCTGTGTGGCCCCGTCATTGCTGCGCTGCAGCCCCAGTTCACCCTGTACTCGCTGGTCGCGAACGTCGTGGCAGGCCCGCTGGTGGCTCCTGTGACGATTCTGGGGACCATTGCGGTGCCGTTGTCGGCTGTCGCCCCATGGCTGGCGGTGCTGCCGCTGGCGATCGCGGGGCACTGCGCCGGGGCGGTAGCAGCTGTGGCCAGGTTTTTTGCCGGGCTGCCGGGCGCAGCGCTGCCTTGGGCTGAGGGCCCGGCAGGTGTGATTGCCATGGTGATTTTCTCAGTGGTTACGGTCACGGTGGCGTGGATGATGCTGCACCCGACGGGGCTGCTGCGGCTCGTCATGGCCCTCCACGGTGAAGTGGTGATGCGCCTGGAACGAAGAGCATCGCGCAGGGGAAGATAA
- a CDS encoding DegV family protein has translation MRPPASCRRPAIIFGGCVPEREPPAWMWLKERVARLRQPTAPVPAPGEPLAAVVKTAVVTDSAAALPTDWVSAFTADGRLAVVPMPVMVGNEIYGEGEDDITQTLSLALASGASVKTSRPSPGQFEQAYLLAQRRGFQAVVSIHISSELSGTADAARLAAARVSIPVEVVDSRTVGMAQGMGVQSAVVAAADGREAAEVRGFAERRMERTKVYFYVPSLEQLRRGGRIGAAASLLGTVLAIKPILAVDDGKIVPLEKVRSAVRAIARLEEIVAADVASRPAGQQRLAVHHFGNQIEAEALAARLNEKCPDCPAPQISALPAVLAAHAGLGVLAVIVGESSTPTD, from the coding sequence GTGCGGCCGCCGGCATCGTGCCGGCGGCCAGCCATCATCTTTGGAGGTTGCGTGCCTGAGCGAGAACCACCCGCGTGGATGTGGCTCAAGGAAAGAGTGGCACGCCTTCGGCAGCCCACAGCTCCGGTTCCGGCTCCCGGCGAGCCGCTGGCCGCCGTCGTTAAGACCGCCGTTGTCACGGATTCCGCGGCGGCACTTCCAACGGACTGGGTGTCGGCTTTCACTGCCGACGGGCGCCTGGCCGTAGTCCCTATGCCAGTGATGGTGGGGAACGAGATCTACGGTGAGGGCGAAGACGACATCACGCAAACGTTATCGCTTGCTTTGGCGTCAGGGGCCTCGGTCAAGACCTCCAGGCCATCTCCCGGACAATTTGAACAGGCCTACCTTCTTGCCCAGCGCCGGGGTTTCCAGGCCGTGGTTTCCATCCATATCTCCTCAGAACTGTCCGGAACCGCCGATGCGGCCCGGCTGGCTGCAGCCCGGGTCAGCATTCCCGTGGAAGTGGTGGACTCGCGCACGGTCGGCATGGCACAGGGCATGGGCGTCCAAAGCGCCGTCGTGGCAGCAGCCGACGGGCGCGAAGCAGCAGAAGTGCGCGGTTTCGCGGAGCGGCGCATGGAGCGGACCAAGGTTTACTTCTATGTCCCCAGCCTGGAGCAGCTGCGGCGTGGCGGACGTATTGGCGCCGCGGCGTCGCTGCTTGGAACCGTCCTTGCCATCAAGCCGATATTGGCCGTCGACGACGGCAAAATAGTCCCGCTCGAAAAGGTGCGTTCCGCTGTGCGCGCCATAGCTCGTCTCGAGGAAATCGTCGCCGCCGATGTCGCATCCAGGCCGGCAGGCCAGCAGCGCTTGGCAGTTCACCACTTCGGCAATCAAATTGAGGCCGAAGCCCTGGCCGCCCGGTTGAACGAAAAATGCCCGGACTGCCCCGCGCCGCAAATCAGTGCGCTGCCTGCGGTCCTGGCCGCCCATGCGGGCTTGGGCGTCCTCGCTGTCATCGTGGGGGAGAGCAGCACGCCGACGGACTGA
- a CDS encoding helix-hairpin-helix domain-containing protein has protein sequence MPRWSQDASPDAAAQAVRQRFADRLSTGSTAPPLLELLDNGYQDAAGPEAAGAARLRWRTPWRVAALLALVVVVFIAIQWWMSLAAAPTAVPLSPSSSLDISAEPGSEDDGAEALQPPDTPGPDISGPGGPGGPGGAGTVLVHVAGAVKAPGVVTLPTGSRVFQAIDAAGGASPNADLGGLNLAEVLKDGIKIRVPAVGEPSQPAPTQGTGGSGSGSASTPAGTTGGATAKVNINTASVEELGTLPRVGPVMAQRIVDWRKEHGPFASVDELDAIDGIGPKLMEALKDLVAVDSG, from the coding sequence ATGCCACGCTGGAGCCAGGACGCGTCACCGGATGCCGCAGCGCAGGCAGTCCGGCAGCGTTTCGCGGACCGATTGTCTACCGGCTCCACGGCGCCACCTTTGTTGGAGCTTCTGGACAACGGGTACCAGGACGCGGCAGGCCCTGAAGCGGCGGGTGCGGCCCGCCTCCGGTGGCGGACACCCTGGCGGGTTGCGGCCCTTCTGGCCTTGGTGGTTGTTGTCTTCATCGCCATTCAATGGTGGATGTCCCTGGCGGCGGCTCCAACAGCAGTTCCCCTTAGCCCGTCCAGTTCATTGGACATCAGTGCCGAACCCGGTTCCGAGGATGACGGAGCGGAAGCATTACAGCCCCCTGATACCCCTGGCCCTGATATCTCTGGACCTGGTGGACCTGGTGGACCTGGCGGGGCCGGGACGGTGCTTGTCCACGTAGCCGGTGCCGTGAAGGCCCCTGGCGTAGTCACGTTGCCGACAGGCAGCCGGGTCTTCCAAGCCATCGACGCTGCAGGCGGAGCATCGCCGAACGCCGACCTCGGCGGCCTGAACCTGGCGGAAGTTCTCAAGGACGGCATCAAGATCCGTGTGCCGGCGGTCGGGGAGCCATCGCAACCTGCGCCGACCCAAGGTACTGGCGGGTCCGGTTCCGGCTCCGCAAGCACTCCAGCGGGGACAACTGGGGGAGCGACTGCCAAGGTCAACATTAATACGGCGTCAGTCGAAGAACTCGGAACGCTGCCACGGGTTGGGCCGGTGATGGCCCAGCGCATCGTCGATTGGCGGAAGGAACACGGTCCGTTCGCCTCGGTGGATGAACTCGACGCCATTGATGGGATCGGCCCCAAGCTGATGGAGGCCTTGAAGGACCTCGTGGCGGTGGACAGTGGTTGA
- a CDS encoding sigma-70 family RNA polymerase sigma factor, with the protein MDGTVPADREGGGGVDLADSDADLVARVRSGDTAAFDALFERHRGIARHVAANQTDNRADVDDVVSDAFASVFQSLTSGKGPDTFFRAYLLTTVKRISFKANQAASRTRPTDEPHVLDSVEVHQDPVMAEFESAAVARAFKALPERWQAVLWYVDIEGMKPAAASVMLGLSPNGVSSLALRARERLRQVYLQQHVRSSVGQDCEEYSSQLGVYARNGLRQRSHDRVQAHLDECARCTALLLDLNDVQSAMRAVLFPLVTGVTFTSAVPALSGSGATAVGRGSHAASKQLSLTWKIGVGVLTGAAVVVGAAVAMGVTGSPPVEGPAAASSPTPVVTAPSARPTATPETVPAVVEDGSDPGKQDQEVVSALPGKPSAGSTKAGSPKALPLLPDVERPPAALPVPSASPGVPVLPLPPTVPGDPGSLPPLLPTQAPTPGPSAPPLPSVTATPQPEPEVNATFRTEAGTTASDVNAFITFDLGGATPSEAEAVFTVSEGSHMIPGKLVVPDGWSCTKDPAATRQFHCVSTTVDSKALEFALGVTRKGPTENTTLEYQISGTGIGTTAFSNTF; encoded by the coding sequence ATGGACGGGACAGTTCCAGCTGACAGGGAGGGCGGCGGCGGAGTCGACCTGGCTGACAGCGACGCTGACCTGGTGGCCCGGGTCCGCTCCGGTGATACTGCTGCTTTTGATGCCCTCTTCGAGCGGCACCGTGGCATCGCCCGCCACGTCGCAGCGAATCAGACCGATAACCGGGCGGATGTCGACGACGTTGTTTCTGACGCCTTCGCCTCCGTATTTCAGTCCCTGACCTCAGGGAAAGGACCGGATACGTTCTTCCGGGCGTACTTGCTGACCACCGTGAAGCGCATCTCGTTCAAGGCCAACCAGGCTGCGTCCCGCACCCGGCCCACGGACGAGCCCCACGTGCTCGATTCCGTGGAGGTCCATCAGGACCCGGTCATGGCTGAGTTCGAGTCCGCAGCGGTCGCCCGGGCCTTCAAGGCCCTTCCCGAACGCTGGCAGGCGGTCCTTTGGTATGTGGATATTGAAGGGATGAAGCCGGCAGCGGCTTCGGTGATGCTTGGACTGAGCCCCAACGGGGTATCCTCCCTGGCGTTGCGGGCCAGGGAACGCCTACGGCAGGTCTACCTGCAGCAGCATGTCAGGTCTTCCGTGGGACAGGACTGCGAAGAGTATTCATCGCAGCTCGGCGTGTATGCCCGCAATGGGCTGCGCCAACGATCCCATGACCGGGTGCAGGCGCATTTGGATGAATGCGCCCGATGCACGGCTTTGTTGCTGGATCTCAACGATGTCCAATCAGCAATGCGCGCAGTCCTCTTCCCCCTGGTTACCGGTGTCACGTTCACTTCGGCGGTGCCAGCTCTTTCAGGTTCCGGGGCCACGGCTGTGGGCCGGGGCTCCCACGCTGCGTCCAAGCAATTGTCATTGACGTGGAAGATTGGCGTCGGTGTGCTCACGGGCGCAGCGGTGGTGGTGGGCGCGGCAGTGGCGATGGGAGTGACGGGATCGCCACCGGTGGAAGGACCAGCAGCGGCCTCGAGCCCCACGCCCGTTGTTACTGCCCCCTCAGCCAGGCCCACAGCGACTCCGGAAACAGTGCCCGCCGTCGTCGAGGACGGCTCCGATCCTGGGAAACAGGACCAGGAAGTGGTGTCGGCTCTCCCCGGTAAGCCCTCCGCTGGCAGTACAAAAGCCGGGAGCCCCAAGGCGCTCCCGTTGCTTCCGGATGTGGAGCGGCCGCCGGCTGCCTTGCCCGTCCCGTCGGCCTCGCCAGGAGTTCCCGTGCTTCCGCTGCCACCCACCGTTCCGGGAGACCCTGGTTCTTTGCCGCCCTTGCTTCCAACCCAAGCACCAACGCCGGGCCCGTCCGCCCCGCCGCTACCGTCGGTTACGGCCACACCGCAGCCGGAACCGGAGGTAAATGCCACCTTCAGGACCGAAGCCGGCACAACAGCCTCCGATGTCAATGCGTTCATCACCTTCGATCTTGGCGGGGCCACTCCCAGCGAAGCGGAGGCGGTCTTCACTGTGTCCGAAGGCTCCCACATGATTCCAGGAAAGCTCGTTGTTCCCGACGGTTGGAGTTGCACCAAGGACCCTGCGGCGACCAGGCAGTTCCATTGCGTCAGCACCACAGTGGACTCGAAGGCACTCGAGTTCGCCCTCGGGGTCACCCGGAAAGGTCCGACTGAAAACACAACCCTCGAATATCAGATCAGCGGTACGGGTATCGGCACAACAGCGTTTTCGAACACCTTCTGA